The nucleotide window TTTCTCTTCCAGATGTAGGATTATAAATGACTCGAGCATGTTTTTGCATTTTGTTCGTTCACTCCCTTACTCAATCAGCGTTGTTCTAATGAAAAGCGCATTTTGACACATGATAGTAATATTATAGCAAATTCCGCTATAAATACCTAATAGATAAAGCAGCGAAGAGTAGCTCTTCACTGCTTTATTTTAACGTTTATTCATTTCTTCTAATAATAATTTATTAACCATTGGTGGATTTGCTTGGCCTTTTGTTGCTTTCATTACTTGACCAACTAAGAAGCCAACTGCACGATCTTTCCCGTTTTTATAGTCGGTAATTGATTGTTCGTTGTTGTCTAAAATTTCTCCGATGATTGTCCGAAGTGCTCCTTCATCAGAAATTTGCACCAGTCCTTTATCTTTCACAACTTGTTCCGCATCGCCGCCATTTAAAGCTAACTCACGGAAAACTTTTTTAGCAATTTTAGAGGAGATTGTTCCAGCTTCAATTAGCTTAATCATGCCAGCTAAGTTTTCAGGTGTTAAGCCGGTTTCATGCAATTCTTTTTGTTCTGCATTTAAATAAGCAGAAACTTCACCCATCAACCAGTTAGAAGCTTGTTTAGCATCTGCTCCAGCTTTAATAGTAGCTTCAAAGAAATCCGACATTTCTTTTGTTAACGTAAGTACCATCGCATCATATGCTGGTAAGCCAAGGTCGTTAATGTATCGGATTTGACGTTTGTCTGGAAGTTCTGGAATTTCAGCACGGATACGTTCTTTCCATGCTTCATCAATGAATAAATCAACTAAATCAGGCTCTGGGAAATAACGATAATCATCTGAACCTTCTTTAATACGCATCAAGGAAGTTTTTCCAGTTGCTTCTTCAAAACGGCGTGTTTCTTGCTCAATAATACCACCAGAAAGAAGTACTTCTGCTTGACGTTTTTCTTCGTATTCAATACCTTTACGTACGTTATTAAATGAATTCAAGTTTTTTAGTTCCGTTTTCACACCAAACGCTTCTTGGCCAATTGGGCGGATAGAAATGTTGGCATCACAACGCATAGAACCTTCTTCCATTTTCACATCAGATACACCAGTATATTGAATAATTGATTTTAATTTTTCAAGGTAAGCATACGCCTCTTCCGCAGAACGAATATCTGGTTCGGAAACGATTTCGATTAGTGGTGTTCCTTGACGGTTAATATCCACTAGCGAATACCCATGAGATGTATGGGTATTTTTACCAGCATCTTCTTCTAAATGAAGACGGGTAATACCGATTTTTTTCTTTTTACCGCCTACTTCGATTTCAATCCAGCC belongs to Listeria ivanovii subsp. ivanovii and includes:
- the gatB gene encoding Asp-tRNA(Asn)/Glu-tRNA(Gln) amidotransferase subunit GatB, with translation MNFETVIGLEVHVELKTNSKIFSSAPAHFGAEPNTNTTVVDLGMPGVLPVLNKRAVEFGMKAAMAINCEIAEHTKFDRKNYFYPDNPKAYQISQFDKPIGEHGWIEIEVGGKKKKIGITRLHLEEDAGKNTHTSHGYSLVDINRQGTPLIEIVSEPDIRSAEEAYAYLEKLKSIIQYTGVSDVKMEEGSMRCDANISIRPIGQEAFGVKTELKNLNSFNNVRKGIEYEEKRQAEVLLSGGIIEQETRRFEEATGKTSLMRIKEGSDDYRYFPEPDLVDLFIDEAWKERIRAEIPELPDKRQIRYINDLGLPAYDAMVLTLTKEMSDFFEATIKAGADAKQASNWLMGEVSAYLNAEQKELHETGLTPENLAGMIKLIEAGTISSKIAKKVFRELALNGGDAEQVVKDKGLVQISDEGALRTIIGEILDNNEQSITDYKNGKDRAVGFLVGQVMKATKGQANPPMVNKLLLEEMNKR